CGGCAATTATTCTGTTCTCGAAGCAGATAGTTTGCATTGGGAAAATATTGTTGTGCGCGTGTACAATCATAATCTTGCGCAAGTATCCGTTCCATTAGCAGCACAAACAGGCGCAAAACTTTCGGTTAAAAGCGGCGACAATATACGCGTGCAATTTGTGAATAGTTATTTGGATAAGTCGCGATACCGCACTTTTACCGTTTCAACAGCGTTTGCCGAAAAATCGAAAGCGATAACTCCGAAAAATCCGATTCCAACGCTTGCAAATGTGCGCGATACTATCGTTAAGAAACTTGGGGGAATGATTCTCGGATTGGAACAAACGAATAAAGATTCCGCAAAACGTTACGGATGGATTACGTGGAAAAAAGGTTCGGATGTTGCGCAATTTTTCACCGCACCCCATACACTTCCCGCAAAACCGTTTGATTCGATTCGTGTTGCAGGAAAGAAATCAAAAGTTTTTGTCAAAGGATTGAAAGCGACGCGAAAAACATACGATAACAAACTTGCGGAACAAGTTGCGATGTTTAAACTGAATCTTTTTGCAAGTGCATTTGTTGTAACGCCCGAAGGATTTCACGATTTACTGTATAAAAAATCGAACAGCGTTTTTAACAATATGGTGCTGTTCGATATTGCCGATAGCGTTGATTATATCTTGACAAAATGGAAATTTGTTGAAAGCAATTTCGATTATGTTGCGTTACTCAATACGTTAATTGAATTAAATTCTTCGTTTGCTACGTCATTTGCAGATACTGATATTATTGCAACATCGCCATTGCAACTCGACGGCGATAAATTGCTTCGAACGGTGAACTATCTAAGAAAAGGACCATCTTCGCGTTCCGTTTCACCATTCTTTTTTCAAAACCGCAACCGCGACTATCTACCAGAAACATTTTCTTTGGAGCAAAACTATCCGAATCCTTTTAACCCGTTAACTGTTATTCGTTATTCGTTATCCGATAATAGTGCTGTAATGCTGAAAGTGTACGACATTCTTGGAAAAGAAGTTGTTACATTATTGAACAACGAAGAAACAGAAGCAGGTGAATATGAAATAAATTTCGATGCTACGAATTTACCAAGCGGTGTGTATTTCTATCGGTTAAGTGTTTCGCAAAATGGAATTTTGCGTTACAATGAGACGAAGAAACTTATGCTGATGAAATAAAAACAGCAGCATCATTTATACAACAAATCCCACACATCAAATAAACGTGTGGGATTTGTTTTTTGGAAATTGGTTGTACTATTATTTCATTTCATTAAAATCAATTTTTTCGTTTGAACGTATTCGCCGTTATTCACATTCAACCGATAGAAATACAATCCGCTGGGAAGGTGCGATGCAGTGAAAGTTTTTTGGTGAAATCCTGCTTGTTCCGTTCCGTTCGCAAGCGTTGCAACTTCATTTCCCAAAACATTAAATATTTTCAGCGTTACATACATTGTCTTCGGTAATGCAAATGATATCGTCGTTGTCGGATTGAACGGATTGGGAAAGTTTTGTTCGAGAGAAAAATCTTTCGGAAGTTGTTGAACGTTTCCATTGATGCTATTCGAAGGAAGTACAACAAGCGACAAAGTTTTTATTATCGTACGTTGTGTTGGGTCGTTGCTGGAAATAATTATCTGAGCAGTGTACGTTCCCGGCGAAATTGCTGTTGCTTGCGAAATTATTTCAACTTCTGCATTGCCGTTTTGTTCCAATGTTCCAAACGGAGAAACGAACGAAAGCCACGCTGTTTGCGCCGTATCAAGAACTGCAAAGTATAAAATTCCTGCACCTGTGTTAGAAATATGCAACAGCAATGAACTGCTATCACCTGCTTCAACCGTATCTCGCAACACGGAAGGCGATATACTAATATGCGGAGGAGGAGGAGCATTTACTTGAAGTTGAATTGCCGTTGTTAACGATGAGACCCCGTTGAACGAATATTGCAATTGTGCAAAATGTGTTCCCGGTTGTTTTGCCGCGAGCGCACGCACAGCAACAGATAATGATTCACCGCTTGCAACAGTAAATTCCATCGGCGTTTCCCGCATCCACGAAATTCCTCTTTCCGTTCCAACGATTCCGTGTCCAATATCGGGCGCAACATCAGGCGATGGATTTTGTTCTGTTCTTGTAAAAAGTGTTGCGATGTTCATATTTCCTTCGTCATTGAAATACATTGAACCGAGCGGAACGGAAAATTTTCCCGTAAGAACAGAATCTTTCGTAACGTTTAATAACAACGGCAAACCAACAAGCGAATCTGTTTCTGAATCAACGACGATAGCAAGCGGAAGTGAACCGATTCCCAACGATTCAGCAAGTTGCGTACTAAAAATGCACACAATTTCGAACTCAGAACCGACATCGCGCATCGGTAATCCGAAACCAAACGGAACCGGAAAATCTCCTGTTCCGAAATCTTGGTCTGTATCTACGGAAACAAATCCCAGCACGTTGCTATCGGGATTGGTCATTATAATTCGCATATCCATCAATGTTCCAATCGGTGGAGGTAAATTTCTCAACTGATAATCTATGCGAAGAACATCAACGCCGAGCAGGAGATTGTCGTTGCGATTGTCTTCAATGAGCGTTGTCCATGCTTTCTGAATTGTTCCTTCATTGGTTGAAAATGAAACCGGTTTGCGTTGCAGAATTTGTTGAGGAGAAATGTTTTCCTTTATACTTCCGACAATGTTTTTTTCTGAACAAGGAAACGAAAGAATTTCAACAGAATTATTTTCAGCAGACATCACGCTTTCTGCAATTGCAACAGTAACAGAATCCGAAGTGTTATTGAAAAACTGAAGTGTGCGTTCAAATTCGGTTCCAGGAATTCCACTGAAAGTAATCTCTTCGGGAGTAACAATCACAGTACTGTCCAAACTTTCGCGATAGCCGAGAATGCGGATATCATCAACATAAAAACCATCACGTTCTTCTCCCCCATCGGCGCGTGTGTGCAATCGTAATTTTATATTGCTACCAAGGAACGACGACAAATCAATTTCCTGCTTCACGAATGTAAGTCCCGGTGTGTAACCATCGTATCCAAAAGCATCGGAAGGTTGTGTTGCTGCGTCTCGTCCGCTTCCTTTTTGCATCAGTTTTGAACGTAAATATTTCCACGTGCTTCCGTTGTTTGTCGAAATTTCCACCGTTGCAAAATCCCACGACGGTTCCAAGGCAAAATACGTCCAGTATTCCAACTTCACATAATCGTACGTTGCAAGATTGAGCGGTGCATTAATAGTAAACGTTGCATTGACATTCGGTGGATAATTTCCGTTCGGGCTTTCCGTGAACGACGCAGGAGGTGAACGAAATTTTGTTGTTGTCGTATTCCATCCGCTTACGGCTGTCCAATTTCCAATGCCATTCGATGCGTTATCAGTAAATATCACTGTTGGAATTCCTATCGCTAATTGCACCGTATCGTTCCACACATATCCATTCAAGTCGGAAATGGAAATGACAAGCGGAAACGGAACTCCTTCCTTCGCATTCATTTGCACAACGCCGGAAAATATCAACAACGTATCAGTAATTGCCGGAATCTGTACTAATGTTTGCGACGGAACTGGAAACGTAATTTTTCCAGTTTGTTCCTGCAATGCAATTGTTACGTTAGTTCCTTTGGTTAATCCTTTATTTCTTACTGATACTTTGAACGCAAAATTTTCACCGCGTTCCAAAAACTGATTTTGATTTTCATCAACAATATCAAACGTTTTTAAGCGTGTTGTATTTCCCGCAACTTGTGCGAGATACTTATTTTGTCCCAAGTTTTCAATTGCAAGCGGAAATATTTCATCCGATG
This is a stretch of genomic DNA from Ignavibacteria bacterium. It encodes these proteins:
- a CDS encoding T9SS type A sorting domain-containing protein, whose amino-acid sequence is MKKTTILSFFFILFLFSHAKSEPQNPTPKFSRVKIIVPDKTTLQQIWSTGIDYEGVTGKIGGEMEFVAGEFELQQLAEKNIPFQITVDDLAKQYEQGIAPFPVDALGFGYGSMGGFYTFAEVVKQLDTMLLLYPNVITARESIGTTREGRAVWMVKISDNPNSFEPNEPQVLYTALHHAREPQGMMTLMYYMWWLLENFGEHPEATYLVNNRAMFFIPVMNADGYVYNQTTNPNGGGMWRKNRRNNEGGTFGVDPNRNYGPMYMWDAPNGGSSTSPSSDTYRGTAPFSEPENQAIDNFMRTHNIKSCLNYHTYGNYLIYPFGYLSKENSDSLIYRDIAYEMTNFNNYTNGTDMQTVNYSTRGNSDDYMFGDTTKPRTWTMTPEVGITGFWPTSDEIFPLAIENLGQNKYLAQVAGNTTRLKTFDIVDENQNQFLERGENFAFKVSVRNKGLTKGTNVTIALQEQTGKITFPVPSQTLVQIPAITDTLLIFSGVVQMNAKEGVPFPLVISISDLNGYVWNDTVQLAIGIPTVIFTDNASNGIGNWTAVSGWNTTTTKFRSPPASFTESPNGNYPPNVNATFTINAPLNLATYDYVKLEYWTYFALEPSWDFATVEISTNNGSTWKYLRSKLMQKGSGRDAATQPSDAFGYDGYTPGLTFVKQEIDLSSFLGSNIKLRLHTRADGGEERDGFYVDDIRILGYRESLDSTVIVTPEEITFSGIPGTEFERTLQFFNNTSDSVTVAIAESVMSAENNSVEILSFPCSEKNIVGSIKENISPQQILQRKPVSFSTNEGTIQKAWTTLIEDNRNDNLLLGVDVLRIDYQLRNLPPPIGTLMDMRIIMTNPDSNVLGFVSVDTDQDFGTGDFPVPFGFGLPMRDVGSEFEIVCIFSTQLAESLGIGSLPLAIVVDSETDSLVGLPLLLNVTKDSVLTGKFSVPLGSMYFNDEGNMNIATLFTRTEQNPSPDVAPDIGHGIVGTERGISWMRETPMEFTVASGESLSVAVRALAAKQPGTHFAQLQYSFNGVSSLTTAIQLQVNAPPPPHISISPSVLRDTVEAGDSSSLLLHISNTGAGILYFAVLDTAQTAWLSFVSPFGTLEQNGNAEVEIISQATAISPGTYTAQIIISSNDPTQRTIIKTLSLVVLPSNSINGNVQQLPKDFSLEQNFPNPFNPTTTISFALPKTMYVTLKIFNVLGNEVATLANGTEQAGFHQKTFTASHLPSGLYFYRLNVNNGEYVQTKKLILMK
- a CDS encoding T9SS type A sorting domain-containing protein, translating into MVLFDIADSVDYILTKWKFVESNFDYVALLNTLIELNSSFATSFADTDIIATSPLQLDGDKLLRTVNYLRKGPSSRSVSPFFFQNRNRDYLPETFSLEQNYPNPFNPLTVIRYSLSDNSAVMLKVYDILGKEVVTLLNNEETEAGEYEINFDATNLPSGVYFYRLSVSQNGILRYNETKKLMLMK